The Papaver somniferum cultivar HN1 chromosome 3, ASM357369v1, whole genome shotgun sequence genome includes a region encoding these proteins:
- the LOC113359029 gene encoding uncharacterized protein LOC113359029 — translation MYSHAYHGLEFTKESLWGDDIKSYSDFVWYKDSIERYNPGSVVNFEYDGLTKQFQRFFVSFEASINGFNNYCRPMLFIDCTFLTGKFKGGLMVACGKTEIYPVAFGTLKNCESWEWFLTNLKGIIREDRPLTIISDRGAGLLKHVPIIFPKAYHSYCLYHMKGNIPVPKGKSRQTTAKLFEECYTALTKEKFFVAAKSMSNLKLDSVIDWMVKIPFENWAAHAFQGERFSETHRILPRVLIVLSSMISGSHH, via the exons ATGTATAGTCATGCATACCATGGTTTAGAGTTCACTAAAGAGTCTCTTTGGGGTGATGACATCAAGTCTTATTCAGATTTTGTTTGGTATAAGGACTCAATTGAACGTTATAATCCCGGAAGCGTCGTCAACTTTGAGTATGATGGTCTAACGAAGCAGTTCCAAAGGTTTTTTGTTTCTTTCGAAGCTTCCATTAATGGTTTCAATAACTACTGTCGTCCGATGTTATTTATTGATTGTACCTTTCTCACTGGGAAGTTTAAAGGAGGTCTTATGGTTGCTTGCGGGAAAACAG AGATCTATCCAGTTGCTTTTGGCACCTTGAAAAATTGTGAGAGTTGGGAATGGTTCTTAACCAACCTGAAGGGTATTATTAGGGAAGACCGTCCACTGACCATCATATCAGACCGTGGAGCTGGCCTTTTGAAGCATGTCCCTATCATCTTCCCAAAGGCTTACCATTCTTACTGTTTGTACCACATGAAAGGTAATATTCCGGTTCCAAAGGGTAAGAGCAGGCAAACTACTGCGAAGTTATTTGAAGAGTGCTACACTGCCTTAACAAAGGAGAAGTTTTTTGTTGCTGCCAAGAGTATGAGCAATCTCAAGCTTGATTCAGTGATTGATTGGATGGTAAAGATTCCATTCGAGAACTGGGCAGCTCATGCTTTTCAAGGAGAAAGGTTTAGTGAGACACATCGAATATTGCCGAGAGTTTTAATAGTGTTATCAAGCATGATAAGCGGCTCCCATCACTAG